One Vitis riparia cultivar Riparia Gloire de Montpellier isolate 1030 chromosome 4, EGFV_Vit.rip_1.0, whole genome shotgun sequence genomic window carries:
- the LOC117911986 gene encoding probable cinnamyl alcohol dehydrogenase 9, whose translation MVGSCRSCESCKQGLENYCPKMMFAYNSIYHDGTKNYGGYSNMVVIDQHFVLRFPDNLPLAAGAPLLCAGITVYSPMKYYGMTQAGKHLGVSGLGGLGHVAVKIGKAFGLKVTVISASPNKKDDAIKRLGADAFLLSTDPAKMKAALGTMDYIIDTVAAVHPLGPLLGLLKVNGKLITLGLPEKPLELPIFPLVLGRKLVGGSNVGSTKETQEMLEFCAKHNITADIEMIRMDYINTAMERLAKSDVRYRFVIDVAGSLSE comes from the exons ATGGTTGGGTCCTGCAGGTCGTGTGAGAGTTGCAAGCAGGGCTTGGAGAATTACTGCCCCAAAATGATGTTCGCTTACAACTCCATATATCATGATGGCACCAAGAACTATGGTGGTTACTCTAATATGGTGGTAATTGATCAGCACTTTGTTCTTCGCTTCCCTGATAACCTGCCCTTGGCTGCCGGTGCGCCCCTACTCTGTGCTGGGATCACAGTCTACAGCCCAATGAAATACTATGGAATGACTCAGGCGGGCAAGCATCTGGGTGTGTCTGGGCTTGGAGGCCTCGGCCATGTTGCGGTGAAGATAGGCAAGGCATTCGGGCTCAAAGTTACTGTTATCAGTGCCTCGCCAAATAAGAAGGATGACGCCATCAAAAGGCTCGGCGCCGATGCCTTCCTTCTCTCCACTGACCCTGCAAAAATGAAG GCAGCTTTAGGTACCATGGACTACATCATCGACACGGTGGCTGCAGTCCATCCCCTGGGTCCTCTTCTTGGGCTGCTCAAGGTGAATGGAAAGCTGATCACTCTGGGCTTGCCCGAAAAGCCCCTGGAGCTGCCTATCTTCCCTCTGGTCTTGG GGCGGAAGCTTGTTGGGGGAAGTAATGTAGGAAGCACGAAAGAGACACAGGAAATGCTGGAGTTCTGTGCCAAGCACAACATTACTGCAGATATCGAGATGATAAGGATGGATTACATAAACACTGCCATGGAGCGACTTGCCAAATCTGATGTCAGGTATAGGTTTGTGATCGATGTGGCGGGGTCCTTGTCAGAGTAG
- the LOC117911985 gene encoding probable mannitol dehydrogenase, translating to MVKSPEEEHPQKAFGWAARDPSGTLSPFHFSRRENGDEDVTVKILYCGVCHSDLHSVKNEWGITRYPIVPGHEIVGIVIQLGNNVKKFKRGDRVGVGVLVGSCKTCETCQQDLENYCPSMIFTYNSTSQDGTRTYGGYSDIVVVDQRYVLRIPDNMPLDAGAPLLCAGITVYSPMKYYGMTEPGKHLGVAGLGGLGHVAVKLGKAFGLKVTVISTSPNKEDEAINKLGADCFLLSTNPEKVQAALGTMDYIIDTVSAIHSLGPLLAMLKLNGKLITVGLPDKPLELPIFPLVMGRKLIGGSDIGGIKETQEMLDFCAKHNITADIELIQMDYINTAMKRLSKSDVKYRFVIDVANSLSQ from the exons ATGGTGAAATCCCCAGAAGAAGAACACCCACAGAAGGCTTTTGGCTGGGCTGCGAGAGATCCCTCTGGGACTCTCTCTCCATTCCATTTCTCAAGAAG AGAAAATGGTGATGAGGATGTCACAGTCAAGATCCTCTATTGTGGGGTTTGCCATTCCGACTTGCATTCTGTTAAGAATGAATGGGGGATCACTAGATACCCTATTGTTCCAGG GCATGAAATTGTTGGCATTGTGATCCAACTTGGAAATAATGTGAAGAAATTCAAAAGGGGTGACCGAGTTGGGGTTGGTGTCTTAGTGGGCTCTTGCAAGACATGCGAGACTTGCCAACAAGACTTGGAGAATTACTGCCCCAGTATGATATTTACTTATAACTCCACTTCTCAAGATGGGACGAGGACTTATGGTGGTTATTCCGATATAGTGGTTGTTGACCAGCGGTATGTGCTCCGCATTCCTGATAACATGCCCTTAGATGCAGGGGCACCACTACTTTGTGCTGGAATAACAGTGTATAGCCCAATGAAATACTATGGAATGACCGAGCCAGGCAAACATTTGGGAGTGGCAGGACTTGGTGGGCTTGGTCATGTTGCCGTGAAATTGGGCAAGGCATTTGGACTTAAGGTTACTGTTATTAGTACCTCGCCTAACAAGGAGGATGAAGCGATTAACAAACTTGGGGCTGATTGTTTCCTTCTTTCCACCAACCCTGAAAAAGTGCAG GCGGCTCTGGGTACTATGGACTACATCATCGATACAGTCTCTGCAATTCATTCCCTGGGTCCTCTCCTTGCCATGCTGAAGCTGAATGGAAAATTGATCACTGTGGGCTTGCCTGATAAACCCCTGGAACTGCCTATCTTCCCATTAGTTATGG GGCGGAAGCTCATTGGGGGAAGTGACATAGGAGGGATTAAAGAGACACAGGAAATGCTAGACTTTTGTGCAAAACACAATATTACTGCAGACATTGAGCTGATCCAGATGGACTACATTAACACAGCCATGAAGCGGCTTTCCAAATCTGATGTCAAGTACCGGTTTGTGATAGATGTCGCAAACTCCTTGTCCCAGTAG